In one window of Lynx canadensis isolate LIC74 chromosome B3, mLynCan4.pri.v2, whole genome shotgun sequence DNA:
- the UBL7 gene encoding ubiquitin-like protein 7 isoform X2, which translates to MSLSDWHLAVKLADQPLAPKSVLQLPESELGEYSLGGYSISFLKQLIAGKLQESVPDPELIDLIYCGRKLKDDQTLDFYGIQPGSTVHVLRKSWPEPDQKPEPVDRVAALREFRVLHTALHSSSSYREAVFKMLSNKESLDQIIVATPGLSSDPIALGVLQDKDLFSVFADPSMLDTLVPAHPALVNAIVLVLHSVAGSTPLPGADSSSRSMPSSSYRDMPGGFLFEGLSDDEDDFHPTSRSTPSSSTPSSRPASLGYSGAAGPRPITQSELATALALASTPESSSHTPTPGTQGHSSGTSPMSSGVQSGTPITNDLFSQALQHALQASGQPSLQSQWQPQLQQLRDMGIQDDELSLRALQATGGDIQAALELIFAGGAP; encoded by the exons ATGTCTCTCTCAGATTGGCATCTGGCGGTGAAGCTGGCCGACCAGCCACTTGCCCCAAAGTCTGTTCTTCAGTTGCCGGAGTCAGAGCTGGGTGAATACTCACTGGGGGGCTATAGTATTTCATTTCTGAAGCAACTCATAGCTGGAAAACTCCAGGAGTCTGTTCCAGACCCTGAGCTGATTG ATCTGATCTACTGTGGTCGGAAACTTAAAGATGACCAGACCCTTGACTTCTACGGCATCCAACCTGGGTCCACAGTCCATGTTCTGCGCAAGTCCTGGCCCGAGCCTGATCAGAAACCAG AGCCTGTGGACAGAGTGGCTGCCCTGAGGGAGTTCCGGGTGCTGCACACTGCCCTGCACAGCAGCTCCTCCTACAGGGAGGCG GTCTTTAAGATGCTCAGCAATAAGGAATCTCTGGATCAGATCATTGTGGCCACCCCAGGTCTCAGCAGTGACCCCATTGCCCTCG GTGTTCTCCAGGACAAGGACCTCTTCTCTGTCTTCGCTGATCCCAGCATGCTTGATAC GTTGGTGCCTGCTCACCCAGCCCTGGTCAATGCCATCGTCCTGGTTCTGCACTCGGTGGCGGGTAGCACCCCACTGCCAGGAGCTGACTCCTCTTCGAGGAGCATGCCCTCCAGCTCGTACCGGGACATGCCAG GTGGCTTCCTGTTTGAAGGGCTCTCTGACGATGAGGACGACTTTCACCCA ACCTCCAGGTCCACGCCTTCTAGCAGCACACCCAGCTCCCGCCCAGCCTCCCTGGGGTACAGTGGAGCTGCTGGCCCCCGGCCCATTACCCAGAGCGAGCTGGCCACTGCCCTGGCCCTGGCCAGCACTCCGGAGAGCAGCTCTCACACGCCGACTCCTGGCACCCAG GGCCATTCCTCAGGGACCTCACCAATGTCTTCTGGTGTCCAGTCAGGGACACCCATCACCAACGATCTCTTCAGCCAAGCCCTACAGCACGCTCTGCAGGCCTCTGGGCAGCCCAGCCTTCAG AGCCAGTGGCAGCCCCAGCTGCAGCAGCTGCGCGACATGGGCATCCAGGACGATGAGCTGAGCCTGCGGGCCCTGCAGGCCACTGGCGGCGACATCCAAGCAGCCCTGGAGCTCATCTTTGCCGGAGGAGCCCCGTGA
- the UBL7 gene encoding ubiquitin-like protein 7 isoform X1 has translation MQRRVSGFRREDRSVFTPAALRPGSFRGTGRKRERERERMSLSDWHLAVKLADQPLAPKSVLQLPESELGEYSLGGYSISFLKQLIAGKLQESVPDPELIVLFLDLIYCGRKLKDDQTLDFYGIQPGSTVHVLRKSWPEPDQKPEPVDRVAALREFRVLHTALHSSSSYREAVFKMLSNKESLDQIIVATPGLSSDPIALGVLQDKDLFSVFADPSMLDTLVPAHPALVNAIVLVLHSVAGSTPLPGADSSSRSMPSSSYRDMPGGFLFEGLSDDEDDFHPTSRSTPSSSTPSSRPASLGYSGAAGPRPITQSELATALALASTPESSSHTPTPGTQGHSSGTSPMSSGVQSGTPITNDLFSQALQHALQASGQPSLQSQWQPQLQQLRDMGIQDDELSLRALQATGGDIQAALELIFAGGAP, from the exons ATGCAGCGCAGGGTTTCCGGTTTCCGGCGAGAGGACCGGAGTGTGTTTACACCGGCGGCTCTGCGGCCGGGTTCCTTCCGCGGGACGG ggagaaagagagagcgcgaaAGAGAGAGGATGTCTCTCTCAGATTGGCATCTGGCGGTGAAGCTGGCCGACCAGCCACTTGCCCCAAAGTCTGTTCTTCAGTTGCCGGAGTCAGAGCTGGGTGAATACTCACTGGGGGGCTATAGTATTTCATTTCTGAAGCAACTCATAGCTGGAAAACTCCAGGAGTCTGTTCCAGACCCTGAGCTGATTG TTCTCTTTTTAGATCTGATCTACTGTGGTCGGAAACTTAAAGATGACCAGACCCTTGACTTCTACGGCATCCAACCTGGGTCCACAGTCCATGTTCTGCGCAAGTCCTGGCCCGAGCCTGATCAGAAACCAG AGCCTGTGGACAGAGTGGCTGCCCTGAGGGAGTTCCGGGTGCTGCACACTGCCCTGCACAGCAGCTCCTCCTACAGGGAGGCG GTCTTTAAGATGCTCAGCAATAAGGAATCTCTGGATCAGATCATTGTGGCCACCCCAGGTCTCAGCAGTGACCCCATTGCCCTCG GTGTTCTCCAGGACAAGGACCTCTTCTCTGTCTTCGCTGATCCCAGCATGCTTGATAC GTTGGTGCCTGCTCACCCAGCCCTGGTCAATGCCATCGTCCTGGTTCTGCACTCGGTGGCGGGTAGCACCCCACTGCCAGGAGCTGACTCCTCTTCGAGGAGCATGCCCTCCAGCTCGTACCGGGACATGCCAG GTGGCTTCCTGTTTGAAGGGCTCTCTGACGATGAGGACGACTTTCACCCA ACCTCCAGGTCCACGCCTTCTAGCAGCACACCCAGCTCCCGCCCAGCCTCCCTGGGGTACAGTGGAGCTGCTGGCCCCCGGCCCATTACCCAGAGCGAGCTGGCCACTGCCCTGGCCCTGGCCAGCACTCCGGAGAGCAGCTCTCACACGCCGACTCCTGGCACCCAG GGCCATTCCTCAGGGACCTCACCAATGTCTTCTGGTGTCCAGTCAGGGACACCCATCACCAACGATCTCTTCAGCCAAGCCCTACAGCACGCTCTGCAGGCCTCTGGGCAGCCCAGCCTTCAG AGCCAGTGGCAGCCCCAGCTGCAGCAGCTGCGCGACATGGGCATCCAGGACGATGAGCTGAGCCTGCGGGCCCTGCAGGCCACTGGCGGCGACATCCAAGCAGCCCTGGAGCTCATCTTTGCCGGAGGAGCCCCGTGA